The Blautia obeum ATCC 29174 region ATAACCAGTGATTTAACATCTGCTACGTTTGCAAGGAGTGAAAACAGTTCCAGATTATCGATGAAGTCTTTGGCTGTCTGTGCATCTCCCTTGATTTCGAATGTGAAGATAGATCCACCACCATTCGGGAAGTATTTTGCATACAGTGCCTTCTGGCTTTCATCATCTGTTACAGACGGATGATGAACTTTTTCTACCTGCGGATGATTATTCAGATACTGAACAACTTTCAGTGCATTCTCAACATGACGTTCTACACGGAGAGACAGTGTTTCAAGTCCCTGCAGGAAGATGAATGAGCTTACTGGAGAAATAGTTGCTCCTGTATCACGAAGAAGGATTGCACGGATCTTTGTAACAAATGCAGCCGGTCCGCATGCTTTTGTAAAGCTGATTCCATGATAACTCGGGTTTGGCTCTGTCAGAGACGGGAACTTACCGGAAGCTTCCCAGTCAAATTTACCACCTTCAACGATGACACCACCGATTGTTGTTCCATGTCCACCGATGAATTTTGTTGCAGAATGAACAACGATATCAGCACCGTATTCAATCGGTCTTACAAGGTATGGTGTTGCAAATGTATTATCTACAACAAGCGGAATCTGATGTCTGTGTGCAATCTCAGCGCATGCCTCAACGTCAACAACGTCAGAGTTCGGATTTCCAAGAGTCTCGATGTAAAGTGCTTTGGTGTTGTCCTGGATTGCATTCTCTACCTCTTCAAGATTGAAGATATCAACAAATGTTGTTGTGATTCCGTATGCCGGAAGTGTATGCTCCAGAAGGTTTGTTGTTCCACCGTAGATATTCTTTGCTGCTACGATATGATCTCCATTCTGTGCAAGGTTTTCGATTGTATATGTAATTGCTGCTGCACCGGAAGCTACTGCAAGTGCAGCTGTACCACCTTCAAGAGCTGCAATTCTTTTTTCAAAAACATCTTCTGTCGGGTTTGTCAGACGACCATAGATGTTACCTGCATCTGCCAGTCCGAAACGAGCTGCTGCATGATCGCAGTTACGGA contains the following coding sequences:
- a CDS encoding O-acetylhomoserine aminocarboxypropyltransferase/cysteine synthase family protein produces the protein MGEKITRENRKFKFETLQLHVGQEQPDPVTDARAVPIYQTSSYVFRNCDHAAARFGLADAGNIYGRLTNPTEDVFEKRIAALEGGTAALAVASGAAAITYTIENLAQNGDHIVAAKNIYGGTTNLLEHTLPAYGITTTFVDIFNLEEVENAIQDNTKALYIETLGNPNSDVVDVEACAEIAHRHQIPLVVDNTFATPYLVRPIEYGADIVVHSATKFIGGHGTTIGGVIVEGGKFDWEASGKFPSLTEPNPSYHGISFTKACGPAAFVTKIRAILLRDTGATISPVSSFIFLQGLETLSLRVERHVENALKVVQYLNNHPQVEKVHHPSVTDDESQKALYAKYFPNGGGSIFTFEIKGDAQTAKDFIDNLELFSLLANVADVKSLVIHPATTTHSQCTEEELLDQGIKPNTIRLSIGTENIDDIIQDLDEAFKAIQ